Proteins from a genomic interval of Synergistaceae bacterium:
- a CDS encoding S8 family serine peptidase, protein MRKFFVAILFMSFLVVPSLAYDAVPGDVIVVLRNTSGVRISSANSAISVENLSAVQSFAQSANVNVVKTYDALSEVSNNIFMLVHSDKKNENDLLREIRQNPNVIAASLNRVIHLCADGRIPNDPEYYRLWGMEAINAPDVWNMSTGSEDVYVAVIDSGVDFEHEDLKDNFSHKYSMNFTGINTSGYNPNNYGDANDHGTHVSGTIAAVGNNGVGVAGVNWKAKIISLRVFDASGMSSNAVTVAAINHLTGLLISNPGLNVAALNMSLGGFSPLSPSEAVAENDPQYLALQALSSLNRTVICVAAGNENTEVGAPVMNTTYNSDGSIRTRKGWYCYPSGYPDIENMIVVAASGYTLQRASYSNYSSHYVHVAAPGGDIDGQNLSQPINGWIYSTIRAHDAENSTIYERELIKLENSKRTSFYGDLLGTSMATPHVAGAVALLKSIFPSATANQIKAAILGGANGDYLRDNNTSMYGLLDIRGAADFLAATLGENNPPKISAHELHNATAKQFYKFELKASGSEPITWSVEGNLPEGLSLDKNGYITGVTEKEGVYEFVITAENDYGHDSMIYTVSVDKGVAPVINMSSDINYSMTSTAYSFPVNISAGSWPIIYSIESSDMPSSFGLSFDKRGYVSFTPTQEGTYHLTLNAENYAGEDSKSFTVTVEAQKIPSIESKDLRPGIKGVRYAVSSAADYALRSIEETITAEGAVPMSWNITGLPDGLTLGKTTVYDKNGYSHKETVTIEGHAKEAGSFDVHVTVSNKFGTASRDFTIEIADLPPSFLLSSDTKNMQAGYYSTSSIFAVGTSPMTFTFEGTLPKGMAVKSNDNFAFLYGTPTETGTFSATVYASNDLGVASEDVTFIVREPAVITTNFLPDAVRGVAYNARLASFGDVALSWTLSSDLPAGLTLSESGDLSGIPTVAGKFLITINAKALDSSTNSHTRNYTLTVRDRPTIITASLPDGRMNTPYDMTALSADGTAPITWSVSGGNFPAGLTLAGNGYIFGTPTKSGTFAFTLRAANGVLYGEKSYTVNIASDGSDSGDIKPDSGDITPESKDIKPDSGDITPESKDVKPATITTGSARGISSLTIGELEAIADGGGLVAAVLPEISVNISDFYTYKSVDIFADVKLSDDVPAGYTLVWHPFTRSMTGAFIEDSANDSAEFYDSDGNIITDVPANRVVNVSAWLDSGKTYAPVISAVRPGQSGYGVGSSSGGCDSGVAGLAGLMLAAVIFSVSKKNDGKNS, encoded by the coding sequence ATGAGGAAATTTTTTGTAGCTATCCTCTTTATGTCTTTTCTTGTTGTTCCATCGTTAGCTTATGACGCAGTGCCCGGTGATGTGATTGTTGTACTGCGTAACACATCGGGAGTCCGAATCAGTTCGGCAAATTCGGCCATAAGCGTTGAGAATCTTTCAGCCGTACAATCATTCGCACAGTCAGCAAATGTAAACGTCGTGAAAACTTATGACGCACTCTCTGAAGTCAGCAATAACATTTTCATGCTCGTTCACTCTGACAAAAAGAATGAGAATGACCTTCTCCGCGAAATCAGGCAGAACCCGAATGTCATTGCGGCCTCGCTGAACAGAGTCATTCACCTTTGCGCCGACGGAAGAATCCCGAATGACCCGGAATATTACAGGCTCTGGGGAATGGAAGCCATCAACGCGCCGGATGTGTGGAACATGTCAACAGGCTCTGAAGATGTCTATGTTGCTGTGATTGATTCGGGAGTCGATTTTGAGCATGAAGACCTGAAGGACAATTTTTCGCACAAGTACAGCATGAATTTCACGGGAATTAACACCAGCGGATATAATCCCAACAATTACGGAGACGCGAACGATCACGGGACTCACGTCTCAGGAACGATTGCGGCTGTCGGCAACAACGGAGTCGGCGTTGCGGGCGTAAACTGGAAGGCAAAAATTATCTCCCTCAGAGTTTTTGACGCAAGCGGGATGAGTTCAAATGCCGTTACCGTAGCGGCAATAAATCACCTTACCGGCCTTCTCATAAGCAATCCCGGACTTAATGTCGCAGCACTCAATATGTCGCTTGGAGGTTTCTCGCCTTTGTCGCCGTCCGAAGCAGTCGCAGAGAATGACCCCCAATATCTTGCTCTTCAGGCACTAAGCAGCCTAAACAGGACAGTGATTTGTGTCGCGGCAGGAAATGAGAACACAGAAGTCGGCGCGCCTGTCATGAACACAACATACAATTCTGACGGCAGCATTAGAACTCGGAAAGGATGGTACTGTTACCCCTCAGGTTACCCGGACATTGAGAATATGATTGTTGTTGCGGCTTCAGGCTATACGCTTCAGCGGGCTTCATACAGCAATTACAGCAGTCATTATGTACACGTTGCGGCACCGGGAGGAGATATTGACGGCCAAAATCTCAGCCAGCCGATAAACGGATGGATATACAGCACTATACGCGCTCATGATGCGGAAAATTCCACGATATATGAAAGAGAGCTTATTAAGCTGGAAAATTCTAAGCGGACTTCATTTTACGGTGATCTGCTGGGTACTTCTATGGCGACTCCTCATGTCGCAGGGGCTGTGGCTCTCCTCAAATCCATTTTCCCAAGCGCAACAGCAAATCAGATAAAGGCCGCAATTCTCGGAGGCGCGAACGGTGATTATCTCCGCGACAACAACACTTCAATGTACGGGCTTCTTGACATTCGCGGGGCTGCTGACTTCTTAGCCGCGACTCTCGGTGAAAATAATCCCCCGAAAATCTCTGCTCACGAACTTCACAACGCAACCGCAAAACAGTTCTACAAGTTCGAGCTTAAAGCGTCAGGATCAGAGCCAATCACATGGAGCGTTGAAGGAAATCTCCCGGAAGGTCTCAGCCTCGACAAGAACGGATACATTACAGGCGTTACGGAAAAAGAAGGAGTATATGAATTTGTCATCACCGCTGAAAATGATTACGGCCATGACTCAATGATATACACTGTAAGCGTTGACAAAGGAGTCGCGCCCGTCATAAACATGAGCAGCGATATAAATTACTCCATGACAAGCACGGCTTATTCTTTCCCCGTCAACATCAGCGCAGGAAGCTGGCCAATCATCTACAGCATAGAAAGCTCTGACATGCCTTCAAGTTTCGGGCTTTCATTCGACAAAAGGGGCTATGTGAGCTTCACGCCGACTCAGGAAGGAACGTATCACTTGACGCTCAACGCTGAGAATTACGCCGGGGAAGACAGCAAATCTTTCACCGTAACAGTCGAGGCGCAGAAAATCCCGTCAATCGAGTCAAAAGATCTCAGGCCGGGCATAAAGGGTGTGCGTTACGCAGTTTCGAGCGCGGCCGATTATGCATTGAGGTCAATAGAGGAGACTATAACCGCTGAAGGTGCCGTGCCAATGTCATGGAATATAACCGGGCTTCCTGACGGCTTGACATTAGGGAAAACAACCGTATACGACAAAAACGGATATTCGCACAAAGAAACAGTAACGATTGAGGGTCATGCAAAAGAAGCCGGGAGCTTTGATGTTCATGTTACAGTCTCAAACAAATTCGGGACTGCAAGCAGGGATTTCACGATTGAGATTGCGGATCTTCCTCCGTCTTTCCTGCTTTCGAGCGACACCAAAAACATGCAGGCAGGCTATTACAGCACAAGCAGTATTTTTGCTGTAGGAACCTCGCCGATGACTTTCACATTTGAAGGGACTCTGCCAAAAGGAATGGCCGTTAAGAGCAACGATAATTTTGCGTTCTTATACGGCACTCCGACAGAAACAGGGACATTCAGCGCAACTGTTTACGCCTCGAATGACTTGGGAGTAGCAAGCGAAGATGTAACATTCATCGTAAGAGAACCTGCCGTAATCACAACAAACTTTCTTCCCGACGCTGTGAGAGGAGTCGCATATAATGCCCGGCTTGCCTCATTCGGTGATGTTGCTTTGTCGTGGACTTTGAGCAGTGATTTGCCGGCAGGTTTAACACTGTCAGAATCTGGCGACCTCAGCGGCATTCCCACAGTGGCCGGGAAATTCCTCATCACAATAAACGCAAAGGCTCTCGACTCATCAACAAATTCTCACACGAGAAATTACACGCTGACAGTCAGAGACCGCCCGACAATAATCACAGCAAGCCTCCCGGACGGAAGAATGAATACCCCGTATGACATGACCGCGCTTAGTGCTGACGGTACAGCCCCTATAACGTGGAGCGTTTCAGGCGGAAATTTCCCCGCAGGATTAACTCTCGCGGGCAACGGATATATTTTCGGAACGCCGACAAAATCCGGGACATTCGCATTCACACTCAGAGCCGCAAACGGAGTCTTATATGGCGAGAAATCATACACCGTAAATATTGCCTCTGACGGTTCAGACAGCGGAGACATCAAGCCCGACAGCGGAGACATTACACCCGAAAGCAAAGACATCAAGCCCGACAGCGGAGACATCACCCCCGAAAGCAAAGACGTTAAACCCGCAACAATCACGACAGGAAGCGCGAGGGGAATATCATCGCTCACAATCGGAGAGCTTGAAGCAATTGCTGACGGGGGCGGACTTGTCGCGGCGGTTCTCCCGGAAATCAGCGTGAATATTTCGGACTTCTACACGTACAAGAGCGTTGATATTTTTGCGGACGTGAAACTTTCTGATGATGTCCCTGCGGGCTACACTCTCGTATGGCATCCCTTCACGCGGTCAATGACAGGCGCATTCATTGAGGACTCAGCGAATGACTCGGCGGAATTTTACGACTCAGACGGCAATATAATTACGGACGTTCCTGCAAACAGAGTCGTGAACGTCTCGGCGTGGCTAGATTCCGGGAAGACTTATGCCCCGGTAATTTCTGCGGTTAGGCCGGGACAGAGCGGCTACGGAGTCGGCTCCTCATCGGGCGGATGTGATTCGGGAGTCGCTGGGCTTGCGGGACTCATGCTTGCGGCGGTGATATTCTCCGTAAGCAAAAAGAATGACGGCAAAAACTCGTAG
- a CDS encoding DUF2828 family protein produces MLDELKHEANYTLTENLALTHKSTLSHCLDLFSTIGALRNSQPHEIRARFMRAFAENPDMAARIAFYARDIRAGLGERRAFRVILEWLAQNSPSTVSKNISLIPEYGRFDDLLALIGTPCESSAIDAISSQLKADITADSPSLLAKWLPSVNASSPETRRKALTVAKGLGLSLRDYRRTLTDLRARLRLIENDLRTGDYTFDYSKQPSRAMLKYRQAFIRNDGERYSAFLDDVASGKTELHTGTLAPYDVIMPIFTRGKMDDDERKSLNTAWNAMEDFTRGENSLAVVDCSGSMYGGRTVYPIAAAVSLGIYFAEHNTGEYRNHFITFSAAPRLVEIKGSDIFEKVNYCATFNQAENTNLQAVFELILNTAVKHKIPQDEMPSSLYIISDMEFDDCTDDSSMTNFDYARKIFADNGYTLPQVVFWNVDSRNTQQPVTMNEQGVVLVSGLSLRVFAMIKSGNLSPYDFMLEVLSSERYAKITA; encoded by the coding sequence ATGCTTGACGAACTCAAACACGAAGCTAATTACACCCTCACGGAAAATCTTGCGCTGACTCACAAATCAACCCTTTCGCACTGTCTTGACCTCTTCAGCACAATCGGAGCATTACGAAATTCACAGCCTCACGAAATCCGCGCCCGCTTCATGAGAGCTTTCGCCGAAAATCCCGACATGGCCGCAAGAATAGCATTCTACGCCCGCGACATTCGCGCAGGACTCGGTGAGCGCAGAGCATTCCGGGTGATTCTTGAGTGGCTCGCGCAAAATTCCCCGTCAACAGTCAGCAAGAATATATCACTCATTCCCGAATACGGACGATTTGATGACCTTCTCGCGCTCATCGGGACTCCCTGCGAATCGTCAGCAATAGACGCAATATCTTCACAGCTCAAAGCCGACATTACCGCCGACTCTCCTTCTCTCCTCGCTAAATGGCTTCCTTCCGTCAACGCCTCATCACCCGAAACGCGCCGCAAAGCCCTGACAGTCGCAAAGGGACTCGGACTCAGCCTCAGAGATTACCGCAGGACGCTCACGGATTTACGCGCAAGACTCCGGCTCATCGAGAACGATTTACGCACAGGGGATTACACGTTCGACTACAGCAAGCAGCCTTCACGCGCAATGCTCAAATATCGTCAGGCATTCATACGCAATGACGGCGAAAGATATTCAGCGTTCCTTGATGATGTTGCGTCAGGGAAAACGGAGCTTCATACCGGGACGCTTGCACCCTATGACGTAATCATGCCCATATTCACGCGGGGAAAAATGGACGATGACGAGCGGAAATCACTCAATACTGCGTGGAATGCCATGGAGGATTTCACGAGGGGGGAAAATTCGCTGGCTGTTGTCGACTGTTCCGGGTCAATGTACGGCGGAAGGACGGTTTACCCGATAGCCGCGGCGGTTTCGCTGGGAATATATTTCGCAGAACATAACACGGGCGAATACCGCAATCACTTCATTACGTTCTCGGCGGCTCCCCGGCTTGTCGAAATAAAAGGCTCGGACATTTTCGAGAAGGTCAATTACTGCGCGACATTCAATCAGGCAGAGAATACTAACCTTCAGGCGGTCTTTGAGCTGATACTGAACACCGCAGTGAAGCACAAAATTCCGCAGGACGAAATGCCGTCATCACTCTACATAATTTCAGACATGGAATTTGACGACTGCACAGACGACTCAAGCATGACGAATTTCGATTACGCGAGGAAGATTTTTGCAGACAATGGCTATACCCTTCCGCAGGTCGTATTCTGGAACGTTGACAGCAGGAACACTCAGCAGCCCGTTACCATGAATGAGCAGGGAGTCGTATTAGTCAGCGGATTGTCGCTGAGAGTCTTTGCGATGATAAAGAGCGGGAATCTTTCACCCTATGATTTTATGCTTGAGGTGTTAAGCTCGGAGCGTTACGCGAAAATCACGGCATAA
- a CDS encoding S8 family serine peptidase has translation MRKILTVLFLLSFLASASHAQDAVPGDVIIVLRNTTGVRINSAKTAGGVKSLSSVQSFAASQNVKVVETFDSLSDRSNNIFMVVHSDNEDENALLRRIKSRPDVIAASLNRIYTLNLPAVPDDSEYFRLWGMDAINAPDAWTYGTGSDDVYVAVVDSGIDYNHPDLRDNFSHEYSRNFLGHAGADYDPSAYYDERGHGTHVAGTIAGVGNNAQGVAGVNWRAKIISVRVLNKNGSGTYADIIAAFNYISGLLTKEPRLNLAAVNFSVGGYDTDSPEKLIADNNPLWLALKILSDTGRTLICAAAGNDANDIGRPTPSTTSSWLKGSYVLIGSYLELDNMIVVAAANRSLSRTYFSNYSRKYVDIAAPGMNIFSTIPLTLSNDTGYAMLPSVYPYASKSGTSMATPHVAGSAALLKAIYPKATASQIKAALIGGANADYLRDDGTSAHGLLDLTGAINFMAGIMSADTPPQISDANPPEGVVNQRYKTEFYATGTQPVTVTIDGALPEGLTFDGVKISGTPKESGSFPFTVTASNSYGSSSLALTLVISPQSAPVLLRSDDMTPAYVSSDYRADIDTTAGDWPMKWRLASGDYPADFGARINEDSGILSFTPTKAGTYSFPVTVSNDSGSDSYTFKITVNEAKAAEISETNKHNITLGRPVSVKYVSEDSAIDEADISVIAYGTKPLSWNVQNLPKGVGFGIANNSLAPTMQTLTLTGRAEESGDFHVIVTVSNDWGASSTDLLITVEDSAPIFISNALYTLRSLEKDTEFSFNIPVYGSAPMTFTVSGDLPAGTRIRCEDSTPIFYGKPTKNGHYVFTITAENSAGKDERTIDFYVHEPSEIITHFLPDAVKGVSYDAKINLRSDASMKWTLLLADESLNMKISQTGNITAFPTLAGEFIVVVQTESPDVSADSSVAYRLTVKAAPAIKTSSLPDCKINTAYPLTPLSADGTAPVMWTVAEGVLPKGLTLSRNGYIFGTPEEGGLFIFTLRAENTAGHDTKTLTVNITGGSGSDIPETPTSRDVDPEPSSGDIPPAPISPDIPPTPKEVKITVSGARDISSLTIGELASITAADGVIAAVLPEIRTNDSAFYTPESVDCFANVKISDDVPTGWRLVWNAFTRGKANALSMEDAEDDNVQFTDSDGNIIITVPEDHTVNVSAWLDADTLYAPVISATEHKEDPEGLASSGSGGCLNLSGASLLAAFIPLIALGRRKR, from the coding sequence ATGAGAAAAATACTTACGGTATTATTCTTACTGTCCTTCCTGGCTTCTGCCTCACACGCTCAAGACGCAGTGCCGGGGGACGTAATAATAGTGCTTAGAAATACAACAGGTGTCCGAATCAATTCCGCGAAAACAGCGGGGGGAGTGAAGTCTCTTTCCTCCGTTCAGTCGTTTGCGGCCTCTCAGAATGTGAAAGTTGTTGAGACTTTCGACTCACTCTCGGACAGGAGCAACAATATTTTCATGGTCGTGCATTCCGACAATGAGGACGAGAACGCATTACTCCGCCGGATAAAGTCCCGCCCCGACGTAATAGCGGCCTCGCTGAACCGTATATACACGCTCAACCTTCCCGCAGTCCCGGACGACTCAGAGTATTTCCGACTCTGGGGAATGGACGCGATAAACGCCCCGGACGCATGGACATACGGCACGGGATCTGATGATGTGTATGTTGCTGTCGTTGACTCTGGGATCGACTATAATCACCCGGACTTGAGGGACAATTTCTCGCACGAATACAGCCGGAACTTTCTCGGCCATGCGGGGGCGGACTACGATCCCTCAGCGTATTACGATGAGCGCGGACACGGGACTCATGTCGCAGGAACGATAGCGGGAGTCGGCAACAACGCGCAGGGAGTCGCGGGGGTAAATTGGCGGGCAAAAATAATCTCCGTCAGAGTCCTGAACAAAAACGGAAGCGGAACATACGCGGACATAATAGCGGCCTTCAACTACATATCGGGACTCCTCACGAAAGAACCCCGGCTGAATCTCGCGGCGGTGAATTTCTCTGTCGGAGGCTATGACACTGACTCGCCTGAAAAATTAATCGCGGACAATAATCCCCTGTGGCTGGCCCTGAAAATACTCAGTGATACGGGCAGGACGCTCATATGCGCCGCGGCGGGAAATGATGCTAACGACATAGGCAGGCCGACTCCGTCAACAACATCAAGCTGGCTCAAAGGAAGCTATGTTCTCATAGGCTCATATCTTGAACTCGACAACATGATAGTTGTAGCAGCTGCGAATCGAAGTTTATCGAGGACATATTTCAGCAACTACAGCCGGAAATATGTCGACATTGCCGCGCCGGGGATGAACATTTTCAGCACGATTCCTCTGACGCTCTCGAATGATACGGGATATGCAATGCTTCCGAGTGTTTATCCCTACGCTTCAAAGTCAGGCACATCAATGGCGACTCCTCACGTGGCAGGCTCTGCGGCTCTCCTGAAGGCAATTTACCCGAAAGCTACAGCGAGTCAGATAAAGGCCGCCCTTATCGGAGGGGCGAACGCTGACTATCTCCGGGATGACGGGACATCAGCGCACGGACTCTTAGACCTCACAGGCGCAATAAATTTCATGGCCGGGATAATGTCGGCTGACACACCGCCGCAAATCAGCGATGCGAATCCCCCGGAAGGAGTCGTGAATCAGCGGTACAAGACGGAATTTTACGCAACAGGGACTCAGCCCGTAACAGTTACAATTGACGGAGCATTACCGGAAGGACTTACGTTTGACGGCGTGAAAATCTCAGGCACTCCGAAAGAGTCCGGCTCATTCCCCTTCACTGTAACAGCCTCGAACAGTTACGGCTCAAGCTCGCTGGCATTAACCCTCGTAATATCGCCTCAGTCAGCACCCGTTCTTCTGAGGTCTGATGATATGACTCCTGCCTATGTGAGCAGTGATTACAGGGCTGATATTGATACAACGGCGGGAGACTGGCCAATGAAATGGAGACTGGCAAGCGGAGATTACCCGGCTGATTTCGGCGCGAGAATAAACGAGGACAGCGGGATATTGAGCTTCACCCCGACAAAGGCAGGGACATATTCATTCCCGGTAACAGTCTCGAATGACTCAGGCTCCGACAGTTACACGTTCAAAATTACGGTGAATGAAGCGAAAGCGGCGGAAATATCCGAGACAAACAAGCATAATATTACGCTCGGACGGCCCGTCAGCGTGAAATATGTCTCGGAAGACAGCGCAATTGATGAGGCTGACATAAGCGTGATTGCTTACGGAACAAAGCCGTTATCTTGGAACGTTCAGAATCTGCCGAAAGGAGTCGGATTCGGGATTGCTAATAATTCCCTCGCGCCGACTATGCAGACTCTGACACTCACAGGAAGGGCGGAGGAGTCCGGGGATTTTCACGTGATTGTTACTGTCTCAAATGACTGGGGAGCCTCAAGCACTGACTTGTTGATTACGGTTGAGGATTCCGCGCCGATATTCATTAGCAATGCGCTTTATACGCTCAGGAGTCTTGAGAAGGACACGGAATTTTCGTTCAATATTCCTGTTTACGGAAGTGCGCCGATGACTTTCACCGTTAGCGGAGACCTTCCTGCGGGGACTCGCATTCGCTGCGAGGACAGCACGCCGATATTCTACGGTAAGCCGACAAAGAACGGGCATTATGTTTTCACGATTACTGCGGAAAATTCAGCCGGAAAAGATGAACGCACAATTGATTTCTACGTTCATGAGCCGTCAGAAATCATCACGCACTTTTTGCCCGATGCCGTGAAGGGAGTCTCATATGACGCAAAAATAAATCTCCGCAGCGATGCCAGTATGAAATGGACACTGTTATTAGCAGACGAATCACTTAACATGAAAATTTCGCAGACGGGAAATATTACGGCCTTCCCGACATTAGCAGGAGAGTTCATCGTTGTCGTGCAAACGGAATCGCCCGATGTAAGCGCGGATTCATCTGTGGCTTACAGGCTTACAGTCAAAGCCGCGCCCGCAATAAAGACATCAAGCCTTCCCGACTGCAAAATCAATACGGCTTACCCGCTAACGCCCCTCAGCGCGGACGGCACAGCCCCGGTAATGTGGACAGTCGCAGAAGGAGTTTTGCCCAAAGGACTCACCCTCTCACGTAACGGATATATTTTCGGAACGCCGGAAGAGGGCGGACTCTTCATATTCACGCTCAGGGCGGAGAACACAGCCGGCCATGACACGAAAACTTTAACGGTAAACATCACAGGCGGCTCCGGCTCAGATATTCCCGAAACACCGACAAGCCGCGATGTTGACCCGGAGCCGTCAAGCGGGGACATTCCCCCGGCACCTATAAGCCCCGACATTCCGCCGACACCGAAAGAAGTCAAAATCACAGTGAGCGGGGCAAGGGACATATCATCGCTGACAATCGGCGAGCTTGCCTCAATAACTGCCGCTGACGGAGTTATAGCCGCTGTTCTGCCTGAGATTCGCACGAACGACTCGGCCTTCTACACCCCCGAAAGCGTTGACTGTTTCGCGAACGTCAAAATCTCCGATGATGTCCCGACAGGCTGGCGGCTTGTGTGGAACGCATTTACACGCGGGAAAGCTAACGCCCTCTCAATGGAGGACGCAGAAGACGACAACGTTCAATTCACCGACTCAGACGGCAACATAATAATCACAGTCCCGGAAGATCATACTGTGAATGTTTCGGCGTGGCTTGACGCTGATACGCTGTATGCCCCGGTGATTTCGGCGACAGAACACAAAGAAGACCCGGAGGGACTCGCGTCTTCAGGCTCCGGCGGATGTCTTAACCTTTCGGGAGCGTCATTGCTTGCGGCGTTCATTCCGTTAATCGCGCTGGGACGCAGAAAACGTTAA